In Aggregatibacter sp. 2125159857, one DNA window encodes the following:
- the tusC gene encoding sulfurtransferase complex subunit TusC encodes MTKLAFIFRHAPYGTANTREGLDALLAATAFCAEEDIAVFFLDDGVLNLQKQQQADVVLQKDTASALKLLDLYDIEQRYVCADSLQQFQLKPADFVLDCDVLSRQALLQRLQQCEKILTF; translated from the coding sequence ATGACTAAACTTGCCTTTATTTTTCGTCATGCCCCTTACGGTACGGCTAATACACGGGAAGGATTAGATGCGCTGCTTGCCGCGACGGCATTTTGTGCGGAAGAAGACATTGCGGTGTTTTTCCTAGATGACGGCGTGTTGAACTTGCAAAAACAGCAACAAGCGGACGTCGTGTTGCAAAAAGACACGGCAAGTGCGTTGAAATTATTGGATTTATACGACATTGAACAGCGCTATGTGTGCGCCGATTCACTGCAGCAATTTCAGCTCAAACCCGCGGATTTCGTCTTGGATTGTGACGTGTTATCGCGTCAAGCGTTGTTACAACGCCTACAACAATGTGAAAAAATTTTGACTTTCTGA
- a CDS encoding DsrH/TusB family sulfur relay protein, with protein sequence MLYTFSQAHYSQTELEQYLLNATAQDAVVLWQDGVLLALKQADVLARCHAPCFVLENDILARNLTALLPNDAKVRSISLADFVALSEQYFPQIAL encoded by the coding sequence ATGCTTTATACTTTTTCTCAAGCGCATTATTCACAAACGGAACTGGAACAGTATTTGCTAAATGCCACGGCGCAGGATGCGGTGGTGTTATGGCAAGATGGCGTGTTATTGGCGTTAAAACAGGCAGACGTGTTGGCGCGTTGTCATGCTCCCTGTTTTGTCTTAGAGAATGATATTTTGGCGAGAAATTTAACCGCACTTCTGCCAAATGATGCAAAAGTGCGGTCCATTTCGTTAGCGGATTTTGTTGCGCTTAGCGAACAATATTTTCCGCAAATTGCGTTATAA
- a CDS encoding amino acid ABC transporter ATP-binding protein, which produces MLEVNNIHKTFNGNPVLKGIDFHIEKGEVVAILGPSGSGKTTFLRCLNLLERPELGTLRFCDGTLTLDFSHKISKADELKLRRRSSMVFQQYNLFPHRTALENVMEGMVVVQKKSKAEAEQRAVELLTKVGLKDKMHLYPSQLSGGQQQRVGIARALAVQPDIILLDEPTSALDPELVGEVLQTLKLLAQEGWTMIIVTHEMQFARDVADRVILMADGNVVEQNSAREFFENPQHERTKQFLLQAKIPVCVEYEI; this is translated from the coding sequence ATGTTAGAAGTGAACAACATTCATAAAACATTTAATGGCAATCCGGTGCTAAAAGGGATCGATTTTCACATTGAAAAAGGCGAAGTCGTGGCGATTCTCGGCCCTTCCGGCTCAGGCAAAACCACCTTCTTGCGCTGCCTAAACTTATTAGAACGACCTGAACTTGGTACACTGCGTTTTTGTGATGGAACCTTAACATTGGATTTTTCTCACAAAATCAGCAAAGCCGATGAATTGAAATTACGTCGTCGCTCATCCATGGTGTTTCAGCAATACAATTTGTTCCCCCATCGCACCGCACTTGAAAATGTGATGGAAGGCATGGTTGTGGTGCAAAAGAAAAGTAAAGCGGAAGCAGAACAGCGTGCGGTGGAATTACTCACCAAAGTGGGTTTAAAAGACAAAATGCACTTATATCCCTCGCAACTCTCCGGCGGTCAGCAACAACGGGTGGGCATTGCCCGTGCGTTAGCGGTTCAGCCGGATATTATTTTGCTAGATGAACCCACCTCGGCGTTAGATCCGGAATTGGTGGGCGAGGTGCTACAAACCTTAAAACTGCTGGCACAGGAAGGTTGGACGATGATTATTGTCACCCATGAAATGCAATTTGCCCGCGATGTGGCCGATCGCGTCATTTTAATGGCTGACGGGAATGTGGTGGAACAAAACAGCGCGCGCGAATTTTTTGAAAATCCACAACATGAACGTACTAAGCAATTCTTGTTGCAGGCAAAAATTCCCGTTTGCGTGGAATATGAAATTTAA
- a CDS encoding amino acid ABC transporter permease, whose amino-acid sequence MTLLNNFLASLPFMNAERADEVISSFWPMLEAAIDKTIPLAVISFFAGVAIALLVALIRIVEKPNLGMRLLQILCRIYVSTIRGTPMLVQIFIIFYGLPEVGIKLDPFPTAIIAFSINIGAYASETIRAAILSIPKGQWEASYSIGMNYYQTFTRTIMPQALRVSVPPLANTFISNVKDTSLASLVLVTEMFRVAQNITAENYEFIMIYSEAALIYWCICLILSFAQDRLEQRLSRHLKA is encoded by the coding sequence ATGACATTACTCAATAATTTTCTCGCCTCACTTCCCTTTATGAATGCAGAAAGAGCTGATGAAGTCATCAGCTCTTTTTGGCCTATGTTGGAAGCGGCTATTGATAAAACCATTCCGCTAGCCGTGATTTCCTTTTTTGCCGGCGTAGCCATTGCGTTACTGGTGGCGCTGATTCGCATTGTGGAAAAACCAAATCTCGGCATGCGTTTATTGCAAATCCTTTGCCGTATTTATGTTTCCACCATTCGCGGCACACCGATGTTGGTGCAGATTTTCATTATTTTCTATGGCTTGCCGGAAGTAGGGATTAAGCTCGATCCGTTTCCAACAGCGATTATCGCCTTTTCCATTAATATCGGTGCTTACGCTTCAGAAACCATTCGCGCAGCGATTTTATCCATTCCCAAAGGACAATGGGAAGCCTCCTATTCCATTGGTATGAATTATTATCAAACTTTCACTCGCACCATCATGCCGCAAGCCTTGCGCGTATCGGTGCCACCATTGGCAAACACCTTTATCAGCAATGTAAAAGATACGTCTTTGGCATCGTTAGTATTAGTGACAGAAATGTTTCGCGTGGCACAAAACATCACCGCAGAAAACTATGAATTTATTATGATTTATAGCGAAGCCGCGCTGATTTACTGGTGCATTTGTTTGATTTTATCCTTTGCACAAGACCGTTTAGAACAACGCCTATCCCGCCATCTCAAGGCCTAA
- a CDS encoding amino acid ABC transporter substrate-binding protein, with amino-acid sequence MKKSFIAKTFLLSGLVFGMATQALAGEISDRVEKTKTLLVGTEGTYAPFTFHDDSGKLTGFDVEVIEAVAQRLGLKIQFNETQWDSMYAGLNAKRFDLIANQTNPSPERLKKYLYTAPYNYSTAVIVTKEGDNSIKTFEDLKGKKAAQSLTSNYGKIAKANGAELIVVEGLAQALKLITQDRAETTVNDHLAVLDYFKKQPNSGLKIAVKRDDKVPSGFAVLKGEEPLVEKINQALEELRKDGTLKQISIKWFGDDITQ; translated from the coding sequence ATGAAAAAATCATTTATTGCAAAAACATTCTTATTATCCGGTTTAGTTTTCGGTATGGCGACCCAAGCCCTCGCTGGAGAAATTTCCGATCGCGTAGAAAAAACCAAAACCTTATTAGTAGGCACCGAAGGCACTTATGCGCCATTCACCTTCCATGATGACAGCGGTAAATTAACCGGCTTTGACGTGGAAGTGATTGAAGCGGTGGCACAACGTTTAGGCTTAAAAATTCAATTTAACGAAACCCAGTGGGATTCTATGTACGCCGGTTTGAATGCCAAACGTTTCGACTTAATTGCCAACCAAACCAATCCAAGCCCGGAACGTTTGAAAAAATACCTTTACACCGCACCCTATAACTATTCCACTGCGGTTATCGTGACCAAAGAAGGCGACAATAGCATCAAAACCTTTGAAGATTTAAAGGGTAAAAAAGCAGCACAATCCTTAACCAGCAACTACGGCAAAATCGCCAAAGCGAATGGTGCAGAACTCATCGTCGTCGAAGGTTTGGCACAAGCCTTAAAATTGATTACCCAAGATCGCGCCGAAACTACAGTGAACGATCACTTGGCAGTCTTGGATTACTTCAAGAAACAACCGAATTCCGGTTTAAAAATTGCAGTAAAACGGGATGACAAAGTGCCTTCCGGCTTCGCGGTACTAAAAGGTGAAGAACCGCTGGTCGAAAAAATTAACCAAGCATTGGAAGAGCTAAGAAAAGACGGCACCTTGAAACAAATTTCAATCAAATGGTTCGGCGATGACATTACTCAATAA
- a CDS encoding FAD-binding oxidoreductase, which produces MLAFSHQEHIESYYSVTRNQHFELPPLNQKESADVCVVGAGFFGLSTALELAEQGKSVIVLEGARVGFGASGRSGGQAINGFEDGIDEYIEQVGLETARKLWQMSLEAIDIIDERIAKYDIQCDWKKGYATLALNERRMEDLIAVEKVSHEIFGYQNMQLWDKAKLEQHLGSKIYCGALYDSNSGHLHPLNYCLGLAKACLNLGVRIYEQSPVVDLREKATDIEVITDKSLVVAKDVVLATNAYINVLPKSIHRGIARKILPVESFIIATEPLDQATADSVINNGMSVCDSNYLLDYYRLSADNRLLFGSDSSSEKNMIEVMRHNMLRVFPQLENVKIDYGWGGPIDMTINSNPHFGRISPHIYFAHGYSGHGVALTGLAGRVVAEAILGNDERLAIFSKLKVPSVFGGKFVKNLALKIGVHYYRFLDKYR; this is translated from the coding sequence ATGCTAGCGTTTTCACATCAAGAACATATTGAATCCTATTATTCCGTCACCCGTAACCAACATTTTGAGTTACCGCCGTTAAATCAAAAAGAATCTGCTGACGTGTGCGTTGTCGGTGCAGGCTTTTTCGGTTTATCCACGGCATTAGAACTTGCCGAACAGGGCAAAAGCGTGATCGTACTGGAAGGCGCACGGGTAGGCTTTGGCGCATCAGGGCGTAGTGGCGGTCAGGCCATTAACGGTTTTGAAGACGGCATCGATGAATATATCGAACAAGTAGGCTTGGAAACTGCCCGTAAGTTATGGCAAATGTCCTTAGAAGCCATTGATATTATTGATGAACGCATTGCGAAATACGATATTCAGTGCGATTGGAAGAAAGGCTATGCCACGTTGGCGCTCAACGAGCGTCGCATGGAAGATTTAATCGCGGTTGAAAAAGTCAGCCACGAGATTTTTGGCTATCAAAATATGCAGCTTTGGGACAAAGCCAAACTGGAACAACATCTCGGCAGCAAAATTTATTGCGGTGCGTTGTATGACAGCAATTCCGGCCATTTGCATCCGCTTAATTATTGCTTAGGTTTGGCAAAAGCGTGCTTGAATTTAGGCGTGCGTATTTATGAACAATCGCCTGTGGTGGATTTACGTGAAAAAGCAACAGACATTGAAGTCATAACAGATAAAAGCCTCGTTGTCGCCAAAGATGTGGTGTTGGCGACTAACGCCTACATTAATGTGCTACCAAAAAGTATTCACCGTGGCATTGCCCGCAAAATTCTACCGGTAGAAAGTTTCATCATCGCCACCGAGCCTCTCGATCAAGCCACCGCTGATTCCGTGATCAATAACGGCATGTCCGTGTGCGACAGCAATTATTTGCTGGATTATTACCGTTTAAGTGCCGATAACCGTTTATTGTTCGGTAGCGATTCCAGTTCTGAGAAAAACATGATTGAGGTCATGCGACACAATATGTTGCGCGTTTTTCCGCAGTTGGAAAACGTTAAAATTGATTACGGTTGGGGCGGCCCTATCGACATGACCATCAATTCCAATCCACATTTCGGACGCATTTCGCCACATATTTATTTCGCCCACGGCTATTCCGGCCACGGCGTGGCGCTCACTGGTTTGGCGGGACGCGTTGTCGCAGAAGCCATTTTAGGCAACGATGAACGCTTGGCTATCTTCAGTAAATTAAAAGTGCCTTCGGTATTCGGCGGCAAATTTGTTAAAAACCTCGCATTAAAAATTGGCGTGCACTATTACCGTTTCTTAGATAAATACCGCTGA
- a CDS encoding ABC transporter ATP-binding protein/permease translates to MMIDKRLINTVADSKKWIAINVLWNWVALIGGIISAVVFAICLQWAFERTLTLQSAVIFTVILVACLALRAWAGKMAVKASYKASTQVKHKLRTLIYQKLSSMPLNQVNQQSTSSVIQVASEGVEQLEIYFGRYLPQLFYSLLAPLTLFVFLVFFNAPTSLILLVCVPLIPMSIIAVNKIAKRLLAKYWSIYVGLGSSFLDNLQGLITLKIYQDDDYKAKQMDIEAENFRTITMKVLTMQLNSVSLMDLLAYGGAALGILTALLQYQDGSLSIFGVILFILLSSEFFIPLRLLGSFFHVAMNGKAASEKIFTLLDTPVEENKSAVDFPAKNEVTVQIKDLHFAYSAEKPAINGLNLNIQPKQLTVFVGKSGCGKSTLVSLLMGFYQAQQGEILFNGVDIKQINRHSLYRHVSLVSHSSYIFKGSLRENMLMALSDASDDAIYQCLEQVNLANFVRENGGLDMMLLSRGTNLSGGQIQRLALARALLHNADLYVFDEATSNIDVESEEIILQFIQQLKHEKTIVMISHRLANAVNADQIYVLQSGHLAESGDHASLMAENGIYAEMFNQQKNLENIRTGANHA, encoded by the coding sequence ATGATGATAGATAAACGGCTGATAAACACAGTCGCAGATAGCAAAAAATGGATTGCTATTAATGTCTTATGGAACTGGGTCGCCTTAATCGGCGGGATTATAAGTGCGGTGGTATTTGCCATTTGTTTGCAATGGGCGTTTGAGCGCACACTTACACTACAAAGTGCGGTCATTTTTACCGTCATTTTGGTTGCTTGTCTGGCGTTGCGTGCTTGGGCGGGGAAAATGGCGGTGAAGGCCTCCTATAAAGCGAGTACGCAAGTGAAACATAAATTGCGCACGCTGATTTATCAAAAATTGTCTTCTATGCCGCTGAATCAGGTTAACCAACAATCTACCTCTTCGGTGATCCAAGTGGCATCTGAAGGCGTGGAGCAACTGGAAATTTATTTCGGCCGTTATCTTCCACAGTTGTTTTATAGTTTGCTTGCACCGCTCACATTGTTTGTTTTCTTGGTCTTTTTTAACGCGCCAACCTCATTAATTCTTTTGGTTTGTGTGCCGTTAATTCCAATGTCCATCATTGCGGTAAATAAAATCGCGAAACGTTTGTTGGCGAAATATTGGTCTATTTATGTGGGTTTAGGTAGTAGCTTTTTGGATAACCTACAAGGCTTGATTACCTTAAAAATCTACCAAGATGATGATTACAAAGCCAAACAAATGGATATCGAAGCGGAGAATTTCCGTACCATCACCATGAAAGTGCTGACCATGCAGCTGAACTCTGTTTCTTTAATGGATTTATTGGCTTACGGCGGTGCGGCATTAGGGATTTTGACGGCGCTTTTACAATACCAAGACGGTAGCTTAAGCATTTTCGGTGTCATTTTATTCATTTTACTTTCTTCCGAATTTTTCATTCCGTTACGCTTACTCGGTTCTTTCTTCCACGTGGCGATGAACGGCAAGGCGGCTTCAGAAAAAATCTTTACGCTGTTGGATACCCCGGTAGAAGAAAACAAAAGTGCGGTGGATTTTCCGGCTAAAAATGAAGTTACCGTGCAAATTAAGGATTTGCATTTTGCCTATTCTGCGGAAAAACCGGCGATTAACGGCTTAAACCTTAATATTCAACCGAAGCAATTAACAGTTTTTGTGGGTAAAAGCGGTTGCGGTAAATCCACGCTGGTTTCCTTGCTTATGGGTTTTTATCAAGCACAGCAAGGGGAAATTTTATTTAATGGCGTCGATATTAAACAAATTAACCGTCATTCCTTATATCGTCATGTTTCGCTGGTGAGCCACAGCAGTTACATTTTCAAAGGTAGCCTCAGAGAAAATATGTTGATGGCATTGTCCGATGCTTCTGATGACGCTATTTATCAATGCTTGGAACAAGTGAATTTGGCGAATTTCGTCCGTGAAAACGGCGGGTTGGACATGATGTTATTAAGTCGCGGAACCAACTTGTCCGGCGGTCAAATTCAACGTTTAGCGTTGGCGCGAGCGTTGTTGCACAATGCCGACTTATACGTTTTCGATGAAGCCACCAGTAACATCGACGTAGAAAGTGAAGAAATCATTCTGCAATTTATTCAACAGCTTAAACACGAAAAAACTATCGTCATGATTTCTCACCGTCTGGCGAATGCGGTGAATGCCGATCAAATTTATGTGTTACAAAGCGGTCACTTGGCAGAATCGGGCGATCATGCTTCTTTAATGGCTGAAAACGGAATTTATGCAGAAATGTTTAATCAACAAAAGAATTTAGAAAATATCAGAACGGGGGCAAATCATGCGTAA
- the cydC gene encoding thiol reductant ABC exporter subunit CydC — translation MRKNGFVVMWQLMKLVTPLAHIMSFTIIMGTLGFLSAIFIMVLGAMGLSELLNFHSHLNLSQILTALIVLAVARGILRYLEQMSGHYIAFKLLALLRDKVFSALRRLAFVKLQDKQSGQLLSLVTNDIELLEVFYAHTIAPIAIAFLTSGILLAVFAHISWWFVLVAFLAYVTVGIILPIVTTQMAREDGRKYRDLVGEMNDFFLDSIRGMKEIQLFGNEEKRLQEIHQRSEKIDQAFLKIKQQEGNVRSFTEIAVSFFNIVILLVGLTLFAYDYIDFAGLLIGVILLMSSYGPVIALSNLSNNLLQTLASGERVLALLAEQPELKDVENGVNMTDVQQIKVENVSFAYADEQILSDVNLQIKKGEILGIHGRSGSGKSTLLKLMMRFYDPQQGRICINDTDLKNINTVNLRDNIAYITQQTYIFNETVYENIVLANRKATKEQVIEAAKKASIHEFIMSLPEGYETKITEMGNNLSDGEKQRIGIARAFLHNAPIILLDEPTSNLDSLNEAMILQSLLNVKAEKLIILVSHRASTMAICDQVIPIANGRMS, via the coding sequence ATGCGTAAGAATGGATTTGTCGTCATGTGGCAGCTCATGAAATTGGTGACGCCATTGGCGCATATCATGAGTTTCACCATTATTATGGGTACCCTCGGTTTCCTCAGTGCTATTTTCATTATGGTGCTGGGTGCGATGGGTTTGTCAGAATTGCTTAATTTCCACTCCCATTTAAATTTATCGCAAATATTGACCGCACTTATTGTGCTTGCGGTAGCGCGTGGTATTTTGCGTTATTTGGAACAAATGTCCGGCCATTACATCGCCTTCAAATTATTGGCGTTGTTGCGCGACAAAGTGTTCAGTGCATTACGTCGTTTGGCGTTTGTGAAATTGCAGGACAAACAATCCGGTCAATTGCTTTCGTTGGTCACCAATGACATTGAATTGTTGGAAGTGTTTTATGCGCACACCATCGCGCCGATCGCTATTGCTTTTTTAACCTCGGGTATCTTGTTGGCGGTGTTCGCGCATATTTCTTGGTGGTTCGTGTTGGTGGCATTTTTAGCTTATGTGACCGTCGGCATTATTTTGCCTATCGTCACCACCCAAATGGCACGTGAAGATGGCCGCAAATACCGTGACTTAGTCGGCGAAATGAACGATTTCTTCCTCGACAGTATTCGCGGCATGAAAGAAATTCAACTTTTCGGCAACGAGGAAAAACGCTTACAGGAAATCCATCAGCGCAGTGAAAAAATCGACCAAGCCTTTTTAAAAATCAAACAACAAGAAGGCAACGTGCGTTCGTTCACCGAAATCGCGGTGTCTTTCTTCAATATCGTGATTTTATTGGTGGGCTTAACGCTCTTTGCTTACGATTACATTGATTTTGCCGGCTTGCTCATTGGTGTGATTTTATTGATGTCCAGTTATGGACCGGTGATTGCCTTAAGTAACCTGTCCAACAACTTATTGCAAACCCTCGCCAGTGGCGAACGTGTCTTGGCATTATTGGCAGAACAACCGGAATTAAAAGACGTAGAAAACGGCGTGAATATGACTGACGTGCAGCAAATTAAGGTAGAAAATGTCAGTTTTGCTTATGCGGACGAACAAATTTTGTCTGATGTGAATTTGCAGATCAAAAAAGGCGAAATTCTCGGTATTCACGGCCGCAGCGGTAGCGGGAAAAGTACCCTTTTGAAATTAATGATGCGTTTTTATGATCCGCAACAAGGTCGTATTTGCATTAACGATACTGACTTAAAAAACATTAATACGGTGAATTTGCGCGACAATATCGCTTACATCACCCAACAAACCTATATTTTCAATGAAACGGTGTATGAAAATATTGTATTGGCAAACCGTAAGGCAACAAAAGAGCAAGTGATTGAAGCGGCAAAAAAAGCCTCCATTCATGAATTTATCATGAGCTTGCCGGAAGGTTACGAAACCAAAATCACTGAAATGGGGAACAACCTTTCCGACGGTGAAAAACAACGTATCGGCATTGCTCGCGCCTTCTTGCATAATGCGCCGATTATTTTGTTGGACGAACCGACCAGTAATCTGGATAGCTTAAACGAAGCCATGATTTTGCAATCCTTGCTAAACGTGAAAGCGGAAAAATTGATTATCTTGGTAAGCCATCGTGCCTCTACTATGGCGATTTGTGATCAGGTTATTCCTATCGCCAACGGGCGAATGTCATAG
- a CDS encoding PspA/IM30 family protein: MSETLARRVGRLVSGGFHAILDAAENLAPEAVMNENIREIERAIDEVRSELGKVLVQKHLATKKMADESNRHETLQADIQEALKANRDDLAEIGIAEQMDIEARLPVLENTVADCVAQEKELEGFIVALQAKRREMQQAVQDWKQSQTQAATHDKGRDGSTLNQILRNTEKTANAFDRLMGRQTGLHMAGRDPSQLAKLKDLEEVSRTNRIKERLAQLKTAK, encoded by the coding sequence ATGAGCGAAACATTAGCTCGTCGTGTCGGACGTTTGGTCAGTGGCGGATTTCATGCCATTTTAGATGCCGCAGAAAATTTAGCACCGGAAGCGGTGATGAATGAAAATATTCGCGAGATTGAGCGCGCAATAGATGAAGTGCGGTCAGAATTAGGCAAGGTTTTAGTGCAGAAGCATTTAGCCACGAAAAAAATGGCGGATGAAAGCAATCGCCATGAAACGTTGCAGGCAGATATTCAAGAAGCACTGAAAGCCAATCGTGATGACTTGGCGGAAATCGGGATTGCCGAACAAATGGATATTGAGGCGCGCTTGCCGGTGTTGGAAAATACGGTAGCGGACTGTGTGGCGCAGGAAAAAGAGCTTGAAGGGTTTATTGTGGCATTGCAAGCGAAACGACGTGAAATGCAACAGGCCGTTCAAGATTGGAAGCAAAGCCAAACGCAAGCGGCAACGCATGACAAGGGGCGCGACGGTTCCACATTAAATCAAATTTTGCGTAATACCGAAAAGACCGCCAATGCGTTTGATCGGTTGATGGGGCGACAAACCGGCTTGCATATGGCAGGACGTGATCCGTCACAGTTAGCTAAATTAAAGGATTTGGAAGAGGTGAGCAGAACGAATCGGATTAAAGAACGTTTAGCACAACTGAAAACCGCCAAATAG
- a CDS encoding YqiJ family protein, with translation MWELITAPQNSIFGIAIMLMLLLGILELASFMLGGINEWVDGFLPDSLTDTQAEIGLNYADSGVVIRFLSWLYVGKLPLLMLVVIFLATFGLLGYSLQYALHQFSGFYLQGGGAAVIVWFASLPLVRMAAAGVYHIFPKDETTAVTQESLVGCVGVVILGTAKRGSPAQARVKDGYGQQHYVMVEPDDDNALMQGETVLLISLQDNLFKAIKNPNGNLVD, from the coding sequence ATGTGGGAACTGATTACTGCACCGCAAAATAGCATTTTCGGCATTGCCATTATGCTGATGTTATTGCTTGGCATTCTTGAACTGGCATCATTTATGCTGGGTGGCATTAATGAGTGGGTCGATGGTTTTTTACCGGATAGCTTAACGGACACACAGGCAGAAATTGGGCTGAATTACGCCGACAGTGGCGTGGTGATCCGATTTTTAAGTTGGTTATATGTCGGCAAGTTGCCTCTATTAATGTTAGTGGTGATTTTTCTCGCCACGTTTGGCTTGCTAGGTTATAGCTTGCAATATGCATTACATCAGTTCTCCGGTTTTTATTTGCAGGGGGGGGGTGCTGCCGTGATCGTCTGGTTTGCCAGCCTACCGTTGGTGCGCATGGCGGCTGCCGGGGTTTATCACATCTTTCCTAAAGATGAAACGACCGCCGTTACCCAAGAAAGTTTGGTCGGTTGTGTCGGGGTGGTGATACTTGGCACAGCAAAGCGAGGCAGTCCCGCCCAAGCGCGCGTAAAGGATGGTTACGGTCAGCAACATTATGTCATGGTCGAACCTGACGATGATAACGCACTCATGCAAGGCGAAACGGTATTACTGATTTCTTTACAAGATAATCTTTTTAAAGCAATCAAAAATCCGAATGGAAATTTGGTTGATTAA